A genomic window from Chaetodon auriga isolate fChaAug3 chromosome 13, fChaAug3.hap1, whole genome shotgun sequence includes:
- the arsh gene encoding arylsulfatase D has protein sequence MRSPLSAHLLLSLLLLAGNDATGEEVGRKPNFVLMMVDDLGIGDVGCYGNDTIRTPNIDRLASEGVKLTQHIAAAPLCTPSRAAFMTGRYAFRSGMGSTGRVQVLLFLAGSGGLPPSETTFAKRLQQQGYTTGLVGKWHLGVNCEHRGDHCHHPNQHGFSYFYGLPFTLFNDCMPGEGSDVLVDLQHALRNLTMLLGVGLFTLVCVRVCGLLDVSLRLLVALFLLAVLATAVWYMPFKLLSTWNCIIMRNQEVIEQPMAVETLPQRLLGEAQSFIKRNVDHPFLLFFSLAHIHTPLFRNPAFVGKSRHGLYGDNLEEVDWMIGKVTETVDSLGLANSTLMYFTSDHGGHLEDADEVIGQKGGWNGIYKGGKAMGGWEGGIRVPGIFRWPGRLAAGRVVDEPTSLMDLYPTLKYLAKDTQPDRQLDGYNLMPLLEGKVERSEHEFMFHYCGIYLNALRWHPPGSDSIFKVHFFTPNFSPPGAGGCYDTKVCLCHGEYVTHHNPPLLYDLFHDPSESRPLTPDTEPRYGEILEQAAKAVERHRSSLVNKQASDDAGSQPDADAHVVQSQMTWDKILWRPWLQPCCGTFPFCGCKEDTTSI, from the exons ATGAG GTCTCCCCTGTCGGCACAtctgctcctctccctgctcctgctAGCAGGGAATGATGCCACAGGGGAGGAGGTGGGCAGGAAGCCCAACTTCGTCCTGATGATGGTGGATGACCTGGGCATCGGTGATGTTGGATGCTACGGTAATGATACCATCAG GACTCCTAACATAGACAGACTTGCCTCTGAAGGCGTAAAGTTGACTCAGCACATtgcagctgctcctctctgcaccCCGAGCCGGGCAGCTTTTATGACGGGGCGCTACGCCTTCCGCTCAG GAATGGGCAGCACAGGCCGCGTGCAGGTGCTGCTGTTCCTTGCAGGTTCAGGGGGGCTGCCACCCAGTGAGACCACCTTCGCcaagaggctgcagcagcaaggaTACACAACCGGCTTAGTGG gtaAGTGGCACTTGGGTGTGAACTGTGAGCACAGAGGGGACCACTGCCACCATCCCAACCAGCATGGCTTCAGTTACTTCTACGGCCTGCCGTTCACCCTGTTCAATGACTGTATGCCCGGAGAGGGCAGTGATGTCTTAGTAGACCTCCAGCATGCCCTCCGAAATCTCACCATGCTGCTTGGGGTTGGACTTTTCACGCTG gtgtgtgtccgtgtgtgtggcCTCCTTGACGTCAGCTTGCGGCTCCTGGTGGCACTTTTTCTTCTCGCTGTCCTAGCCACCGCCGTGTGGTACATGCCCTTCAAACTCCTGTCGACCTGGAACTGCATCATCATGAGGAACCAAGAAGTGATCGAACAGCCAATGGCAGTGGAGACGCTGCCCCAGAGGTTGCTGGGAGAAGCACAAAGTTTCATAAAGAG gaATGTTGATCAtccattcctcctcttcttttcattgGCCCATATCCACACGCCACTCTTCAGAAACCCCGCCTTTGTTGGCAAAAGTCGCCATGGTCTCTATGGTGACAATTTAGAAGAAGTGGACTGGATGATCG GTAAAGTGACAGAGACGGTGGATTCCCTCGGCTTAGCCAACAGTACTTTGATGTATTTTACCTCAGACCATGGCGGACACCTGGAGGATGCTGACGAGGTAATCGGGCAGAAAGGAGGCTGGAACGGCATCTATAAAG GAGGGAAAGCtatggggggctgggaggggGGGATCAGGGTGCCCGGTATTTTCCGTTGGCCTGGCAGACTGGCAGCTGGAAGAGTAGTGGACGAACCCACTAGCCTCATGGACCTGTATCCAACACTGAAATATCTGGCCAAGGACACACAACCAGACAG ACAACTAGATGGCTATAACCTCATGCCACTGTTGGAAGGGAAGGTAGAGCGATCAGAGCATGAATTTATGTTCCACTACTGTGGAATCTACCTGAATGCATTACGCTGGCACCCACCCGGAA GTGACTCCATCTTCAAGGTGCACTTTTTCACTCCCAACTTTTCTCCCCCGGGAGCCGGTGGATGCTATGACACCAAGGTCTGTTTGTGTCATGGAGAATATGTGACGCACCACAACCCGCCGCTGCTGTATGACCTCTTCCACGACCCCTCAGAGTCCCGCCCTCTGACCCCTGATACTGAGCCGCGATACGGTGAAATCCTTGAGCAGGCTGCCAAAGCTGTGGAGAGACATCGAAGCAGCCTCGTAAATAAGCAGGCGTCTGATGACGCTGGTTCACAGCCCGACGCTGACGCGCACGTCGTTCAAAGCCAGATGACATGGGACAAGATTCTGTGGAGACCCTGGCTTCAGCCATGCTGTGGGACTTTTCCATTCTGTGGCTGCAAAGAGGACACGACAAGTATTTAA